The proteins below come from a single Pichia kudriavzevii chromosome 2, complete sequence genomic window:
- a CDS encoding uncharacterized protein (PKUD0B10670; similar to Saccharomyces cerevisiae YLL018C (DPS1); ancestral locus Anc_4.44), whose amino-acid sequence MTEEIIQKVEKVKLAEGENAPILGPDGQPLSKKALKKLEKEREKERKKAEKAAQLAQEQAAREAAAAANDTAKENYGKQPLMQSKKEDITGIKRTKITELSSANDGEEVVFRARIHTARQQSASMCFFAFRQQDGIVQGLLKSNGDSISKQMVKWAAGLSLESIVLVHGTVKKVDELVKSATVQDVEIHVTKIYLVSAAPSQLPLLIEDASRSDAEAEASGLPVVNLDTRLDARVIDLRTMTNHCIFELQSGICSLFREYLSKLNFREVHSPKLIGSPSEGGANVFEVTYFKTKAYLAQSPQFYKQQLIAADFERVFEIAPVFRAENSNTHRHMTEFVGLDMEMAIEEDYHEAVQVLADMLIFIFTELKRRYAKEIATIRKQFPVEEFKIPEKMVILHYKEAVEMLNANGKEQGAYDDLSTENEKFLGKLVREKYDTDFFILDKFPLAVRPFYTMPDPEDPNYSNSYDFFMRGEEILSGAQRIHDPELLKERMKFHEVDPTSDGVSDYVNAFTYGCPPHAGGGIGLERVLMFFLDLKNIRRASLFPRDPRRLRP is encoded by the coding sequence ATGACTGAAGAGATTATCCagaaagttgaaaaagtgAAATTAGCTGAAGGTGAAAATGCACCAATCCTTGGTCCTGATGGACAACCATTGTCCAAGAAAGCTTTGAAGAAACTCGAAAAGGAAAGggagaaagaaagaaagaaagcAGAAAAGGCTGCTCAATTAGCTCAAGAACAAGCAGCAAGAGAGGCTGCAGCTGCTGCAAATGATACCGCTAAGGAAAATTATGGTAAGCAACCATTGATGCAATCTAAAAAGGAAGATATCACTGGTATTAAGAGAACAAAAATCACTGAATTATCCTCTGCTAATGACggtgaagaagttgtttTTAGGGCAAGAATTCACACCGCAAGACAACAATCAGCAAGCATgtgtttctttgcttttAGACAGCAAGATGGAATCGTTCAAGGTCTATTAAAATCTAATGGTGACtctatttcaaaacaaatggTCAAGTGGGCCGCAGGTTTAAGCTTGGAATCTATTGTTCTCGTTCATGGTACTGTTAAGaaagttgatgaattaGTCAAGTCTGCAACAGTCCAAGATGTTGAAATCCATGTCACCAAAATCTACTTGGTCTCCGCTGCACCATCTCAGTTGCCTCTTCTAATTGAGGATGCGTCTAGATCTGATGCTGAAGCTGAAGCGTCAGGTTTACCTGTGGTTAACCTAGATACAAGATTGGATGCAAGAGTTATTGATTTGAGAACAATGACTAACCACTGTATTTTCGAATTGCAAAGTGGTATTTGTTCTCTATTCAGGGAGTATTTATCTAAGTTAAACTTCAGAGAAGTTCATTCTCCTAAATTAATTGGCTCTCCATCTGAAGGTGGTGCAAATGTCTTTGAAGTTACCTATTTCAAGACTAAGGCATACTTGGCACAATCTCCACAATTCTACAAGCAACAATTGATTGCTGCTGATTTTGAGAGAGTCTTCGAGATTGCACCTGTTTTTAGAGCTGAGAACTCTAATACACACAGACATATGACTGAGTTCGTTGGTTTAGATATGGAAATGgcaattgaagaagattatCATGAAGCTGTTCAGGTTTTGGCCGATATgctcattttcatcttcacagaattgaaaagaagatacGCAAAGGAAATTGCAACCATTAGAAAACAATTCcctgttgaagaattcaagaTCCCTGAAAAAATGGTTATCCTCCACTACAAGGAAGCAGTTGAAATGTTGAACGCAAATGGTAAAGAACAAGGGGCTTATGATGATCTATCTACAGAGAATGAGAAATTCTTGGGTAAGCTTGTTAGAGAAAAGTATGACACTGATTTCTTTATCTTGGACAAATTCCCTCTCGCTGTCAGACCTTTCTATACAATGCCTGATCCAGAAGATCCAAATTACTCCAATTCTTACGATTTCTTCATGAGAGgtgaagaaattttatCTGGTGCACAACGTATCCACGACCCAGAATTATTGAAGGAAAGAATGAAGTTCCATGAAGTTGATCCAACAAGTGATGGTGTTTCCGATTACGTCAATGCATTCACTTATGGTTGTCCTCCTCATGCGGGTGGTGGTATTGGTTTGGAAAGAGTcttgatgtttttcttggatttgaagaacatCAGACGGGCCTCTTTGTTCCCAAGAGACCCAAGACGTTTACGTCCATGA
- a CDS encoding uncharacterized protein (PKUD0B10680; similar to Saccharomyces cerevisiae YML035C (AMD1); ancestral locus Anc_5.578), with amino-acid sequence MSEPKENFSNVDQCNRGMQFLSLSGEGSSHPTSSTHPHEEAIEDYDDNEIYDKLTDLNRKSKKDGFFDYSMIHEDEEDAADEKSINPHFSYSEEQMLKDTDAKIRAFSNLASSPRNSRSSSASSSVHPARRPSMADFVVPPIPTVFNATTPKISRSNSRFSYNPTTHEMSPNISNAAPPGATTPVYQRDPFVAQKHQQIINDIAKDHKFKLGDFFNNDHNSTSDIPSLELMELYKQIKWCVETRKKYIDVSLQIPDENPKNKEGWKIYPNPPPPFWKAQNRRALDSSTGSYHMDEGTRNVDSRDFDFDKCEIPGPDEAVDFMVDDEDTYQIVDRKTGEKLVNVPTIKDYYMDLEKITNIASDGPMKSFAFKRLQYLEARWNLYYLLNEHEETAESKKNPHRDFYNVRKVDVHVHHSACMNQKHLLRFIKHKIRHYPNEKVIKRDGQVLTLQQVFDSLNLTAYDLSIDTLDMHAHRDTFHRFDKFNLKYNPMGESRLREIFLKTDNFLQGRYLAEITKEVFDDLESSKYQMAEYRISIYGRSIDEWDKLASWVIDNKLFSHNVRWLVQVPRLYNIYKKGGQVQSFREIVDNIFKPLFEVTRNPQSHPKLHVFLQRVIGFDSVDDESKIDRRFHKKFPFPSIWNSEYNPPYSYYLYYLYSNITSLNQWRKRRGFNTFSLRPHSGEAGDPEHLISAFLTSESINHGILLRKVPFVQYLYYLCQIGIAMSPLSNNALFLTYDKNPFPTYFKRGLNIALSTDDPLQFSYTREPLIEEYSVAAQIWKLSNVDMSELAKNSVLMSGFEYELKKHWVGHNFYLGGVEGNDVAKTNVPDLRVSYRTTTLETEFALIEYYTSIDGI; translated from the coding sequence ATGAGTGAACCGAAGGAAAATTTTAGTAATGTGGATCAATGCAACAGAGGTATGCAGTTTTTATCACTAAGTGGGGAGGGCAGTTCCCACCCGACCAGTAGTACCCATCCACATGAAGAAGCCATTGAAGACTATGATGATAACGAGATTTACGACAAACTTACTGATTTGAATAGAAAGTCCAAGAAGGACGGTTTTTTTGACTACAGTATGATTcatgaagatgaagaagatgctGCTGATGAAAAATCGATCAACCCACATTTCTCCTATAGTGAAGAACAAATGCTAAAAGATACAGATGCAAAAATCAGAGCTTTCTCCAACTTGGCATCTTCTCCCAGAAACTCGAGATCATCCTCTGCAAGTTCCAGTGTTCATCCTGCAAGAAGACCATCTATGGCTGACTTTGTTGTGCCCCCAATCCCGACAGTTTTCAATGCAACAACTCCAAAGATTTCAAGAAGTAATTCGAGGTTCTCCTATAACCCAACAACACATGAAATGTCTCCAAATATTTCTAACGCAGCTCCCCCGGGTGCAACGACACCTGTATATCAAAGGGATCCATTTGTAGCACAAAAGCATCAACAAATCATTAACGATATTGCAAAGGATCACAAATTCAAGCTAggtgattttttcaataatgatCACAACTCGACCAGTGATATTCCTTCGCTTGAACTAATGGAACTTtacaaacaaatcaaatgGTGTGTTgaaacaaggaaaaaatatattgatgTCTCATTGCAAATTCCTGAtgaaaatccaaagaatAAGGAAGGCTGGAAAATATATCCTAACCCCCCACCTCCCTTTTGGAAGGCCCAAAATCGTCGTGCATTGGACTCTAGCACAGGCTCATATCATATGGATGAAGGGACTCGTAATGTAGATTCTCgtgattttgattttgataaatgtGAAATTCCAGGACCAGATGAAGCCGTGGATTTTATggttgatgatgaggacACCTACCAGATTGTAGATAGAAAGACAGGTGAAAAGTTGGTAAATGTTCCCACTATCAAAGACTATTATAtggatttggaaaaaatcaCCAACATTGCATCGGATGGCCCAATGAAATCGTTTGCATTCAAGAGATTGCAGTATCTTGAAGCAAGGTGGAATTTGTATTATTTGTTGAACGAGCACGAAGAAACTGCagaatccaaaaaaaatccacATAGGGACTTCTACAACGTCAGAAAAGTTGATGTCCATGTTCATCACTCGGCATGTATGAATCAAAAACATTTATTGAGATTCATTAAGCATAAAATCAGGCATTATCCAAACGAAAAAGTTATTAAAAGAGATGGACAAGTTTTGACCTTACAGCAGGTTTTTGACTCTTTGAACCTTACTGCATACGATTTAAGTATTGACACACTTGACATGCATGCACACAGAGATACCTTCCATCGGTTTGATAAATTTAACCTAAAATACAACCCAATGGGGGAATCTAGATTGAGGgagatttttttgaagacAGACAACTTTCTTCAAGGACGTTACCTGGCCGAAATCACAAAGGAAGTTTTTGATGATCTGGAGTCTTCTAAATACCAAATGGCAGAGTACAGAATCTCCATTTATGGCCGTAGCATTGATGAATGGGACAAACTTGCGTCCTGGGTTATTGACAACAAATTATTCTCGCATAATGTTAGATGGTTAGTTCAGGTTCCTAGGTTATAcaatatttacaaaaaGGGAGGACAAGTTCAAAGTTTTAGGGAAATCGttgataatatttttaAGCCTTTATTTGAAGTAACAAGAAACCCACAATCGCATCCTAAATTACACGTGTTTTTACAGAGAGTTATTGGATTTGATTCTGTCGACGATGAATCTAAAATTGATAGGAGGTTCCACAAGAAGTTCCCATTTCCAAGCATCTGGAATTCGGAGTACAATCCACCATACTCATATTACCTATACTATCTCTATTCCAACATAACATCATTAAACCAAtggagaaagagaagggGTTTCAATACCTTCTCATTGAGACCGCACTCCGGTGAAGCTGGTGATCCAGAGCACTTAATATCAGCTTTCTTGACATCAGAGAGTATAAACCATGGTATCTTACTTCGTAAGGTTCCTTTCGTTCAGTACCTATACTACCTTTGTCAAATTGGTATTGCAATGTCCCCATTGTCTAACAATGCGTTGTTCTTAACTTACGATAAAAATCCATTCCCCACCTACTTCAAACGTGGTTTGAACATTGCTTTGTCTACTGATGACCCTCTACAGTTCTCATATACCAGGGAGCCGcttattgaagaatactCAGTTGCTGctcaaatttggaaactaTCAAATGTTGACATGTCTGAGTTAGCCAAAAATTCCGTATTAATGAGTGGCTTCGAATATGAGCTTAAAAAACATTGGGTCGGTCATAACTTCTATCTTGGTGGCGTTGAAGGTAATGATGTTGCCAAGACAAATGTTCCTGATCTCCGTGTTAGCTATAGAACTACCACCTTAGAAACTGAGTTTGCTTTAATCGAATATTATACCAGTATTGATGGTATCTGA
- a CDS encoding uncharacterized protein (PKUD0B10640; similar to Saccharomyces cerevisiae YDR216W (ADR1); ancestral locus Anc_8.425) yields MDSTHSVSLAVAAKLMTCCYILITPLTYIVSTLFQSSVLLFGGFKRSGGAVKLHADEDTLFPYPGKITPHEKSRNQNATPCGTSVSSAYIPRKNEQGELEFKLANKDNGNSSEDDTYPTSTPETKYDYKVGKEDPDVSNPKNGFISLSPVSSIRSEGSGIVSDQHSNEVTDSQDDNNLQDPEDIEGTENGADSERVHQCPECDSKFRIRGYLTRHMKKHSKSKAYRCPFHGLYGESKCHQTGEFSRRDTFKTHLKARHFKYPPGIKCKKRTGMMGWCGICGEKFLNNEIWVERHIETGLCPGLPEDYIKTLKPGKKKTGKHSKFLDVDYLSENTPLATSQSPSFIPMVTEFSSFPHYENLSQLNNLNNLGNIPFQTRYLQSPSSVDSSPPSLNNSKPNIANQRCLTIPTPCDSTQPTRSLSPDTPVNVTPSNVDLETLTLLQKQQELIQIINSLKQKQLESEMMRQQQHQQQQQQQQQQTGLQETIVQQNSTNFPLKGDFSGLNEFLKSFSAENVHKQKRQDMKQFVFQHMQYKKGNEATPGGATVSNQSAYTNIAKPMVTPFHKVPERDHYQELMDNDFPSLDEGF; encoded by the coding sequence ATGGACAGTACGCACAGTGTATCATTAGCAGTGGCCGCAAAGCTCATGACTTGCTGTTATATACTAATAACTCCGTTGACCTACATTGTGTCGACCCTCTTTCAATCGTCTGTTTTACTCTTTGGCGGGTTCAAGAGAAGCGGTGGCGCCGTCAAGTTGCACGCCGATGAGGATACGCTGTTCCCCTACCCAGGGAAAATAACTCCTCATGAGAAGTCAAGGAACCAGAATGCCACACCGTGTGGTACCAGTGTCTCCTCGGCGTATATTCCACGGAAGAATGAACAAGGAGAACTCGAGTTCAAGCTGGCCAATAAGGACAACGGTAACTCCAGTGAAGATGACACTTATCCAACCTCAACGCCCGAGACCAAATACGATTATAAAGTTGGGAAGGAGGATCCAGATGTTAGCAACCCTAAAAATGGGTTTATTTCGCTATCGCCAGTATCTTCTATAAGGTCGGAAGGCTCTGGAATTGTTAGTGATCAGCATTCCAATGAAGTCACGGACTCTCAAGACGATAATAATCTACAGGATccagaagatattgaaggCACTGAAAATGGTGCAGATTCAGAGAGGGTCCACCAATGTCCAGAATGCGACTCCAAGTTTAGAATCAGGGGTTACTTGACTCGTCATATGAAGAAACATTCTAAATCAAAGGCATATCGTTGCCCATTTCATGGGTTATATGGTGAATCAAAATGTCACCAAACTGGTGAGTTTTCTAGACGTGATACTTTTAAAACGCATTTAAAGGCTAGGCATTTTAAATATCCACCGGGTATTAAATGCAAGAAAAGAACGGGAATGATGGGCTGGTGTGGAATCTGCGGTGAGAAATTCTTGAATAATGAAATATGGGTGGAGCGACATATAGAAACAGGCCTCTGTCCTGGTTTACCGGAAGATTATatcaaaactttaaaaccaggtaaaaagaaaacggGTAAACATTCCAAGTTTTTGGATGTTGATTACCTGAGCGAAAACACCCCTCTGGCAACCTCTCAATCTCCCTCTTTTATTCCTATGGTGACTGAGTTCTCAAGCTTCCCTCATTATGAAAACCTTAGCCAACTGAATAATCTGAATAATCTTGGCAACATACCATTTCAAACTAGGTATCTACAAAGCCCTTCAAGTGTTGATTCTTCACCGCCGTCCTTGAATAACTCCAAGCCTAACATAGCAAACCAGCGTTGTTTGACCATCCCGACACCGTGTGACTCAACCCAACCAACAAGGTCGTTATCTCCCGATACTCCTGTAAATGTGACTCCTTCCAATGTCGATCTGGAAACTTTGACGTTGCTACAGAAGCAACAAGAATTGATCCAAATAATTAATTCCTTAAAGCAGAAACAGTTGGAAAGCGAAATGATGCGCCAGCAGCAACatcagcaacagcagcaacagcagcaacagcagaCAGGATTACAAGAAACAATTGTACAACAAAACTCTACTAATTTTCCTCTAAAGGGAGATTTCTCTGGACTCAACGAATTTTTAAAGAGCTTTTCGGCTGAAAATGTACACAAGCAGAAAAGGCAGGATATGAAACAGTTTGTCTTCCAACATATGCAATACAAGAAAGGCAATGAAGCAACACCAGGGGGAGCGACCGTGTCGAACCAGAGCGCTTACACGAATATAGCAAAGCCGATGGTGACGCCCTTCCATAAAGTTCCTGAAAGGGACCATTACCAAGAGCTGATGGACAACGATTTTCCTTCGCTTGACGAAGGCTTCTAA
- a CDS encoding uncharacterized protein (PKUD0B10650; similar to Saccharomyces cerevisiae YDR349C (YPS7); ancestral locus Anc_5.401), with protein sequence MKTLLNIVLFTFLTAGFFSVSEASDNSTESRQSSGSSDLKEQFEHLATAALPVLKLQNNNQLYDYLVEIGNNKQEVGLRLDVAHGEVWVPNSDYFQRCYQTTNSNTASLTTTIDSFSSFNVPTPIISSNKTLTTVTLEDTTTTSVLPTSFTINMVDSVYVRSCAGFGVYSMVGKFLDLYDNLIVNLEYATQFIGSTFTKVLVSGIWVVDDFLMTVRYNNTFDSIIISNVPFVNANFSSVGVGALALGSSVSDYTYEHNFISNFVNLGLVSTNSYSLALNSRNGSSPQLILGGVNTEHIQKGNSYNIMAEFDFVPVLDESKAYITTNDGVTNSIPALPIYGWGVTANGTGQKISFSNSYNDRNTIANYPKPAILESRYFYNYIPYSTLVEMAVELNAVYSSDMDRWLVDCSVGDSGTLDLHLGNYTINMPISKFLFPASFNDSSLIFESGHDACFLAFLPDFYLGYSLLGTPLLKNIYLAVDNENKKLAVGAYPYLLEDNDIYIEGDDDSGDNSNLIESGNSTGLLERRDDYNQTEFTETPDISITTLSNSEYSFDITVTSKVTISSSVIKTTATIPIDQRVTGFTEAKHLYEIKSNTIPFASKFATVSDLTLTIPRSEVFTDLLVHKTQAVISNGEIYLETNANTGKTASTKATAQSETGIYGFTSLVSSIRPAKPSSAGASLNRVPSVVNFLLSMLHPLNVLNISVVVYMFGVVLAIAVAL encoded by the coding sequence ATGAAGACATTGCTGAATATAGTATTATTTACATTTCTTACTGCCGGGTTTTTCAGTGTTTCTGAAGCTTCCGATAACTCTACAGAGTCACGACAGTCATCAGGTTCAAGCGATTTGAAGGAGCAGTTTGAACATCTCGCTACGGCAGCTTTACCCGTTTTAAAGCTCCAAAACAACAATCAGCTTTACGATTatcttgttgaaattggGAATAATAAACAAGAAGTGGGTTTACGGCTAGACGTTGCACATGGAGAAGTTTGGGTGCCAAATTCAGATTATTTTCAGAGGTGTTACCAAACCACAAACAGCAATACTGCATCATTGACCACGACTATAGattccttttcttcctttaaTGTTCCCACTCCAATAATTTCCTCCAATAAAACCCTTACAACGGTTACCTTGGAAGATACTACAACGACTTCCGTGCTACCAACATCTTTTACAATCAATATGGTAGATTCTGTCTATGTTAGGTCATGCGCAGGGTTTGGTGTATACAGTATGGTGGGCAAATTTTTAGATCTTTATGACAATCTAATAGTTAACTTGGAATACGCTACTCAATTTATTGGTTCCACCTTCACAAAGGTCTTAGTTTCAGGAATTTgggttgttgatgatttccTAATGACAGTCAGGTACAATAATACGTTTGACTCCATTATAATAAGCAATGTCCCATTTGTCAATGCAAATTTTTCGAGTGTTGGTGTAGGGGCTCTGGCATTGGGTTCTTCTGTCAGTGATTATACATATGAACACAATTTTATCTCCAATTTTGTTAATTTGGGTTTGGTTAGTACTAACTCTTACTCGTTAGCTCTAAATTCTAGAAACGGAAGTTCGCCGCAGTTGATTTTAGGAGGTGTTAATACAGaacatattcaaaaggGCAATAGCTATAACATAATGGcagaatttgattttgtccCTGTCTTGGATGAAAGTAAGGCATACATCACCACCAATGATGGTGTTACCAATTCGATTCCTGCATTGCCGATATACGGTTGGGGTGTTACTGCAAATGGAACAGGacaaaaaatatcattctCTAACTCTTACAATGACAGAAATACAATTGCCAATTACCCAAAGCCCGCAATCTTGGAATCTCGTTACTTTTATAACTATATTCCATATTCAACTTTGGTTGAAATGGCTGTCGAACTCAATGCAGTGTATTCTTCAGATATGGACAGATGGTTGGTTGATTGTTCAGTGGGAGATTCAGGTACATTGGATTTACATTTAGGTAATTACACCATTAATATGCCAATCTCGAAGTTCTTGTTTCCAGCCTCTTTTAATGATTCTAGTTTAATCTTTGAATCGGGTCATGATGCTTGCTTCCTTGCATTTTTACCTGATTTCTACCTTGGTTACTCATTACTGGGTACCCCATTACTGAAGAATATCTATCTTGCCGTTGATaacgaaaacaaaaaattggCAGTGGGTGCATATCCGTATTTATTAGAGGATAATGACATATACATAGAAGGAGATGATGATAGTGGTGATAACAGTAACCTTATTGAATCTGGTAACTCTACGGGGCTGCTAGAAAGAAGAGACGATTACAATCAAACTGAGTTCACAGAAACTCCTGATATCTCTATAACAACATTATCCAACAGTGAGTATTCTTTTGATATCACAGTCACATCAAAGGTCacaatttcttcctctgtCATTAAAACTACAGCTACCATACCTATTGATCAAAGAGTCACTGGATTTACTGAAGCCAAACATTTATATGAGATCAAGTCAAATACTATTCCATTTGCAAGTAAATTTGCCACAGTATCTGATTTGACCTTGACCATTCCACGGTCTGAAGTTTTCACGGATTTGTTAGTCCACAAAACACAAGCTGTTATATCTAACGGTGAAATTTACCTAGAGACCAACGCCAATACGGGAAAAACAGCATCCACCAAAGCTACTGCGCAGAGTGAGACAGGCATATATGGTTTCACATCTCTGGTTTCGAGCATCAGGCCTGCAAAGCCAAGTTCAGCCGGTGCCTCTCTAAACAGGGTACCTTCTGTAGTCAATTTCTTGCTCAGCATGCTACATCCTCTGAACGTTTTGAACATAAgtgttgttgtttataTGTTTGGTGTGGTTTTGGCCATTGCTGTCGCCTTATAA
- a CDS encoding uncharacterized protein (PKUD0B10660; similar to Saccharomyces cerevisiae YDR091C (RLI1); ancestral locus Anc_8.227), whose protein sequence is MSDKNTRIAIVSEDKCKPKKCRQECRKSCPVVKTGKLCIEVQPNSKIAFISETLCIGCGICTKKCPFDAIQIINLPTNLENEVTHRYSANSFKLHRLPMPRPGQVLGLVGTNGIGKSTALKILSGKLKPNLGRYDDPPQWEDIIKHFRGSELQNYFTKVLEEQIKAIIKPQYVDNIPRAIKGPLNKVGELLKARSDGVDSNNIKEVIKMTDLGNLLNREVSKLSGGELQRFAIGMTCIQKANVYMFDEPSSYLDVKQRLLAALIIRSLSDTEVYTIVVEHDLSVLDYLSDYVCILYGVPSVYGVVSFPASVREGINIFLDGHIPSENLRFRTESLQFRLTDASDHMLIEQTSSFTYPDMVKTQGDFKLHVEAGSFNDSEIIVMMGENGTGKTTLCKLLAGAIAPDDGSKAPELLVSMKPQKIAPKFTGTVRQLFLKKIRASFLHPQFNTDVIKPLRIEDIIDQEVQHLSGGELQRVAITLALGKPADIYLIDEPSAYLDSEQRIICAKVIRRFIIHSKKTAFIVEHDFIMATYMADKVMVFEGKPSVDATAKKPESLLTGCNRFLKNLNVTFRRDPTSFRPRINKLDSQMDKEQKANGDYFFLENNKL, encoded by the coding sequence ATGAGTGATAAGAATACCCGTATTGCAATCGTTTCTGAGGACAAATGTAAACCAAAGAAGTGTCGTCAAGAATGTCGGAAATCATGTCCTGTGGTTAAAACAGGGAAGTTATGTATTGAAGTCCAGCCAAATAGTAAGATTGCATTTATTTCCGAAACACTATGTATCGGTTGTGGTATCTGTACCAAAAAGTGCCCGTTTGATGCGattcaaattatcaatttaCCAACAAACTTGGAGAATGAAGTCACACATAGATATTCGGCAAACTCGTTTAAATTGCATAGATTACCTATGCCTAGACCTGGTCAGGTTTTGGGTTTGGTTGGTACTAACGGTATCGGTAAATCCACTGCTTTAAAAATCTTGTCTGGTAAATTAAAGCCTAACTTGGGAAGATATGATGATCCACCACAATGGGAAGATATTATCAAACACTTCAGAGGTTCTGAATTGCAGAACTACTTCACCAAAGTTTTAGAAGAACAGATCAAAGCTATCATCAAACCCCAATATGTTGACAATATTCCAAGAGCTATCAAGGGCCCATTAAATAAAGTTGGTGAGTTACTAAAGGCTAGATCTGACGGTGTTGACTCAAATAACATTAAGGAAGTTATTAAAATGACTGACTTGGGAAATCTATTAAATAGAGAAGTCTCGAAATTGTCTGGTGGTGAATTACAGAGATTTGCTATTGGTATGACATGTATTCAAAAAGCCAACGTGTATATGTTCGATGAACCATCTTCTTATTTAGATGTCAAGCAAAGATTACTAGCTGCTTTGATAATTAGATCTTTGTCCGATACAGAGGTGTATACCATTGTCGTTGAGCACGATTTGTCCGTTTTGGACTACTTGTCAGATTATGTCTGTATCCTCTATGGTGTTCCATCTGTTTATGGTGTTGTCTCCTTCCCTGCGTCCGTCAGAGAAGGtatcaacatcttcttgGATGGTCATATTCCATCAGAAAACTTGAGATTTAGAACCGAATCATTACAATTCAGATTAACGGACGCATCCGATCATATGTTGATTGAACAAACCTCAAGTTTTACCTACCCAGATATGGTTAAGACTCAAGGTGATTTCAAATTACATGTTGAGGCAGGTTCATTTAATGACTCTGAAATCATTGTCATGATGGGAGAAAATGGTACCGGTAAGACTACACTGTGTAAGCTCTTAGCTGGTGCAATCGCACCAGATGATGGCTCCAAAGCACCAGAATTACTGGTTTCTATGAAACCACAAAAGATTGCTCCTAAATTTACAGGTACCGTTAGACAACtattcttgaagaaaatcagaGCATCCTTTTTACATCCACAATTCAACACAGATGTTATCAAGCCATTGagaattgaagatattattGATCAGGAAGTTCAACATTTATCTGGTGGTGAATTGCAAAGAGTTGCAATTACATTGGCATTGGGTAAGCCAGCAGATATTTATTTGATCGATGAACCTTCTGCATATTTGGATTCTGAACAACGTATCATTTGTGCTAAAGTTATCAGAAGATTCATTATTCACTCCAAGAAAACTGCATTTATTGTTGAGCACGATTTCATCATGGCTACATATATGGCAGACAAGGTTATGGTCTTTGAAGGTAAGCCTTCTGTTGATGCAACTGCAAAGAAACCTGAATCATTACTAACTGGTTGTAACAGattcttgaaaaacttgaacGTCACCTTCAGAAGAGACCCAACTTCTTTCAGACCAAGAATTAACAAGCTAGACTCTCAAATGGATAAGGAACAAAAGGCAAATGGTGACTATTTCTTccttgaaaataacaagtTATAA